In one window of bacterium DNA:
- a CDS encoding glycosyltransferase family 4 protein: MEKPRRTILVIGPVPPRLTGGIASYVGFMLASPALSGRFRLVALDNSLAPLWRRNLVTRLAASLGLTLRLSVRLARLRPDAVHIHSSSFSSFWEKTFLLTVCRLFGRFTILHLHGASFKEFYQNSPLKRAIRYFLDRADVLVALSPYWRGYLGSLSRSRIEIVPNCAAEAFFGVRADVAANSAVVFTGEIGRRKGADVLIEAFGLLRGRGVEAPLLVAGDCALGDSLEAWKERARRAGVEGIQFLGTVDQAGLVGLFSRAALFTLPSCAEGVPIAMLEAMAAGLPVVVTPVGGIPDAVQDGEQGLIVPVGDSRVLADRIESLLAAPELRRRMGESARRTAEMKYAPAVTARALLALYDSLPG, translated from the coding sequence TTGGAAAAACCCCGCAGAACCATCCTCGTCATCGGTCCGGTCCCGCCGCGGCTCACGGGTGGAATTGCAAGCTATGTCGGTTTCATGCTGGCCAGCCCGGCGCTGTCCGGCCGCTTCCGCCTGGTGGCCCTGGACAACAGCCTCGCTCCGCTCTGGCGCCGCAACCTGGTCACGCGCCTGGCGGCGAGCCTGGGCCTGACCCTGCGCCTGTCGGTCCGCCTGGCCCGTCTGCGTCCGGACGCGGTGCACATACACTCGTCGTCTTTCAGCTCCTTCTGGGAAAAGACCTTTCTTCTGACTGTCTGCCGGCTTTTCGGCCGCTTCACCATCCTCCATCTTCACGGCGCCTCGTTCAAGGAATTCTATCAGAACAGCCCTTTGAAGCGCGCCATCCGTTATTTCCTGGACCGGGCCGATGTCCTGGTCGCGCTCTCTCCGTACTGGCGCGGCTATCTTGGCTCGCTGAGCCGCAGCCGTATCGAGATAGTCCCCAACTGCGCCGCCGAGGCCTTTTTCGGGGTCCGGGCGGATGTGGCGGCCAACTCGGCCGTGGTTTTCACCGGAGAGATAGGCCGGCGCAAAGGGGCGGATGTGCTGATCGAGGCTTTCGGCCTGCTGCGCGGCCGGGGCGTGGAGGCTCCGCTCCTCGTCGCCGGCGACTGCGCCCTGGGGGACAGCCTGGAGGCCTGGAAAGAGCGGGCCCGGAGGGCCGGAGTGGAGGGGATACAGTTCCTCGGAACGGTCGACCAGGCCGGGCTGGTTGGCCTTTTCAGCCGGGCGGCGCTGTTCACCCTGCCCTCCTGCGCCGAGGGTGTGCCAATTGCGATGCTCGAAGCCATGGCCGCCGGTCTGCCGGTGGTGGTCACTCCGGTGGGAGGGATACCGGACGCGGTGCAGGACGGGGAACAGGGACTGATTGTGCCGGTGGGTGACAGCCGAGTTCTGGCTGACAGAATTGAAAGCCTTCTCGCCGCCCCGGAGCTGCGCCGCAGAATGGGTGAGAGCGCCCGCCGGACCGCCGAAATGAAATACGCCCCCGCGGTCACCGCCCGGGCCCTGCTGGCGCTCT